A region of Clarias gariepinus isolate MV-2021 ecotype Netherlands chromosome 25, CGAR_prim_01v2, whole genome shotgun sequence DNA encodes the following proteins:
- the LOC128512786 gene encoding uncharacterized protein LOC128512786, which produces MAGPAEPSDLMPPKEDEVFFKSYIPPARDAIHMPIHVLYMVLAGIVILMTLYAIIGHLIKDLLHDLADWLFGEQPEEVKVNFLEARDKFMADWCPETSPELEELARAEQIKVVMENSNHNPAMWVISDGSETRPPRAGPRVAFHKNT; this is translated from the exons ATGGCAGGTCCTGCTGAACCTTCCGATCTCATGCCTCCAAAAGAGGATGAGGTGTTTTTTAAGAGCTATATCCCACCAGCACGAGATGCCATCCATATGCCTATCCATGTGCTTTATATGGTTTTGGCCGGCATTGTCATACTTATGACACTCTATGCCATCATTGGTCACCTCATCAAAGACCTACTCCATGATTTAGCAg ACTGGTTGTTTGGTGAGCAGCCAGAGGAGGTAAAGGTAAACTTCTTGGAGGCTAGAGATAAGTTCATGGCAGACTGGTGCCCAGAAACAAGCCCTGAATTGGAGGAGCTGGCCCGAGCTGAGCAGATTAAAGTAGTCATGGAGAATAGCAACCACAATCCAGCGATGTGGGTCATTTCAGATGGGAGTGAAACACGTCCTCCACGTGCTGGACCACGTGTTGCATTTCATAAAAACACCTGA
- the LOC128512793 gene encoding uncharacterized protein LOC128512793, with translation MANEETLKSLMFTLSYMLMKRRRDINSAETQRRREVQRRVRHRQYFLQRQRRMLMMLIAQGTRPITVARTRAWSNTPSTDWWERVVLTEFQPSDWLERFRMSKDTFFHLCNKLKPWLARQDTCLRPALPLEKRVALVLWRLASNVEYRTIGELFGVGRSTVCKCVREVCHAIGATLRPLYLREPSEQELEDAARLFSTRWGFPHCVGAVSSLHVPIIAPATDADSYWNSRGWHSVITQGAVNGLGQFWDVCAGFPGGTEPASILQNSSLWTLGCEDRLLPQSLPRNFMGKELGSVVLGDSGYPLQTWLLKAYNKKNNLTAGQRAFNRRLERAHAIVDEAFLRLRARWQCLVKRNDCHVDGVPAMIVACCVLHNMCEVHGDELAEDWLDAARREESPMPTYTVPMLDDDPAGEEVRELYCQYFLQQERQQNQQEQQD, from the exons ATGGCTAACGAGGAGACACTTAAGTCCCTCATGTTTACGCTGAGCTACATGCTAATGAAGCGGCGCAGGGACATAAACAGCGCTGAGACCCAGAGGAGGAGAGAGGTTCAGCGGCGGGTCAGACACAGGCAGTATTTCCTGCAGAGACAGAGGAGGATGCTTATG ATGTTGATAGCTCAAGGCACGCGCCCCATCACTGTGGCTCGCACGCGCGCCTGGTCCAACACGCCGAGCACTGATTGGTGGGAGCGCGTGGTCCTAACAGAGTTCCAGCCCTCTGATTGGCTCGAGCGCTTCCGTATGAGCAAAGACACCTTCTTTCACCTGTGCAACAAGCTAAAGCCCTGGCTGGCACGGCAGGACACGTGTCTGCGCCCTGCTCTGCCCCTAGAGAAGCGAGTGGCCTTGGTACTGTGGCGCCTGGCCTCAAATGTCGAGTACCGTACCATCGGGGAGCTGTTCGGAGTCGGACGCTCAACCGTGTGCAAGTGCGTACGTGAGGTGTGCCATGCCATAGGAGCCACGCTCCGTCCGCTCTACCTTCGTGAGCCAAGTGAACAGGAGCTGGAAGACGCAGCACGCCTGTTTAGCACTCGCTGGGGCTTTCCGCACTGTGTGGGTGCCGTCAGCAGCCTCCACGTGCCCATTATTGCACCAGCCACCGATGCTGATAGCTACTGGAACAGCCGTGGCTGGCATTCAGTCATTACCCAAGGTGCAGTTAACGGCCTGGGGCAGTTCTGGGATGTGTGTGCGGGTTTCCCAGGTGGCACCGAACCTGCATCGATTCTGCAAAACTCCTCTCTGTGGACTCTGGGATGTGAGGACAGGCTGTTGCCCCAGTCTCTCCCCCGAAACTTTATGGGCAAGGAGTTAGGGTCTGTAGTCCTTGGCGATTCCGGGTATCCTCTTCAGACCTGGTTACTTAAGGCCTAcaacaaaaagaacaatctcACAGCTGGACAGCGCGCATTCAACCGCCGTCTCGAGAGAGCACATGCTATCGTGGACGAGGCGTTCCTAAGGCTCAGGGCACGCTGGCAGTGTCTTGTAAAGAGGAATGATTGCCACGTAGACGGGGTGCCAGCCATGATCGTGGCATGCTGTGTGCTGCACAATATGTGCGAGGTTCACGGCGATGAGTTAGCAGAGGACTGGCTGGATGCAGCGAGGCGGGAGGAGAGCCCCATGCCCACTTACACTGTGCCCATGTTGGACGATGATCCAGCTGGGGAGGAAGTGAGAGAACTCTACTGTCAGTATTTCCTACAGCAGGAGCGTCAGCAGAACCAGCAAGAGCAACAGGACTGA